One Natator depressus isolate rNatDep1 chromosome 3, rNatDep2.hap1, whole genome shotgun sequence DNA segment encodes these proteins:
- the ABCG8 gene encoding ATP-binding cassette sub-family G member 8 isoform X2, with product MKEMTEKVPSEHAIGSQDTDLDLSAKRRFRDSIFCSEEENNLYFTYSGKSNVLEVRELNYQVNMASQIPWYENLAEMKMPWMWNTGPDSHVPAIQNLNFKVQSGQMLAIIGSSACGKTSLLDVITCRDHGGKIKSGQIIINGQPSTHQLVKKCIAHVRQDDRLIPSLTVKETLSFVAKLRLPKTFSDSQREKRVEDVIAELRLRQCANTRVGNEYIRGVSGGERRRVSIGVQLLWNPGILILDEPTSGLDSFTAHNLVITLSRLARGNRLVLLSVHQPRSDIFQLFDLVLLMTSGTTIYSGTARNMVQYFTEIGYPCPKFSNPADFYVDLTSIDNRSKEKEMESQKRARSLATLFWEKVKDFDDSLWKANEGDCVTTVYSDQSSLFTPEEVINMHSHSTDQLPGGLKQFTVLFSRQISSDFRDLSTLLIHGSEALLMSLLIGFLYYGHEKTKLSIQDTVALLFMIGALIPFTVLLDVIAKCHSERAMLYHDLEDGMYTVTPYFFAKILGELPEHCAFVIIYGVPIYWLTNLNPEPEHFLLNFLAVWLVVFCARAMALWMAALLPTLQLSAFFGNVLFTTFFLSGGFVVSLESLWLVPFWISKISFVRWSYESLMQIQFTELTYQMTVGNVTFQIPGKLVIQAMNLDSYPLYASYLILIGIISGFMVLYYLSLRFIKQKSNQDW from the exons ATGAAAGAAATGACTGAAAAAGTCCCATCGGAGCATGCCATTGGGAGCCAGGATACAGATCTGGATTTGTCG GCAAAGAGGAGATTCAGAGACAGTATTTTTTGCTCTGAAGAGGAAAACAATCTGTATTTCACCTACAGTGGCAAATCAAATGTTCTAGAGGTCAGAGAGCTCAACTACCAG GTTAACATGGCATCTCAGATTCCCTGGTATGAGAACCTAGCAGAGATGAAAATGCCTTGGATGTGGAACACAGGCCCAGATTCCCATGTGCCAGCAATCCAGAATCTGAACTTTAAAGTTCAAAGTGGCCAGATGCTAGCTATTATAGGAAGCTCTG CCTGTGGAAAAACATCCTTACTTGATGTGATAACCTGTCGAGATCATGGTGGCAAAATTAAGTCTGGCCAAATCATAATCAATGGACAACCCAGTACTCACCAGCTTGTTAAGAAATGCATTGCACATGTGCGGCAGGATGATCGACTAATACCCAGCCTAACTGTCAAAGAAACATTATCATTCGTTGCAAAACTGCGGCTCCCGAAGACTTTTTCAGACTCACAAAGGGAAAAAAGG GTGGAAGATGTTATAGCAGAACTGCGGTTACGACAGTGTGCAAACACAAGAGTAGGGAATGAATACATCCGAGGTGTGTCGGGGGGAGAAAGGCGAAGGGTAAGCATTGGAGTGCAGCTGCTATGGAACCCTG GAATACTGATACTTGATGAACCCACATCTGGACTAGATAGTTTTACTGCTCACAATCTTGTGATTACACTATCCAGGCTTGCCAGAGGAAACAGATTAGTTCTCCTTTCAGTTCACCAGCCCCGATCAGATATCTTCCAACTCTTCGATTTAGTTCTTCTGATGACCTCTGGAACTACCATCTATTCTGGAACAGCCCGGAACATGGTCCAATATTTCACAGAAATAGGCTATCCCTGCCCAAAATTCAGCAATCCTGCAGATTTCTATG TTGATTTGACCAGCATTGATAACCGGAGCAAAGAGAAGGAGATGGAAAGTCAGAAAAGGGCAAGGTCACTTGCCACGTTGTTCTGGGAGAAGGTCAAAGATTTTGATGATTCCTTATGGAAAGCTAATGAAGGAGACTGTGTGACGACTGTTTACAGTGATCAAAG TTCCCTTTTCACTCCAGAAGAGGTGATTAACATGCATTCCCATTCAACTGATCAGTTACCAGGTGGCTTAAAGCAGTTTACTGTATTATTCAg tCGTCAAAtctccagtgacttcagagaTCTTTCAACGTTATTAATCCATGGATCTGAGGCCCTTCTAATGTCATTATTAATTGGATTCTTATACTATGGTCATGAGAAAACCAAGCTATCTATTCAGGACACAGTAGCACTGTTGTTTATGATAGGTGCACTAATCCCCTTCACAGTGCTTTTGGATGTTATTGCAAAAT GTCATTCAGAAAGAGCTATGCTTTATCATGATTTAGAAGATGGGATGTATACTGTTACTCCCTACTTCTTTGCTAAG ATTTTGGGGGAGCTCCCAGAACACTGTGCTTTTGTAATAATTTATGGCGTTCCTATCTACTGGCTGACAAATCTCAATCCTGAACCAGAACATTTCCTCCTTAACTTCCTGGCAGTCTGGCTTGTGGTTTTCTGTGCCCGAGCAATGGCACTATGGATGGCAGCACTGCTCCCAACACTGCAGTTGTCAGCCTTCTTTGGCAATGTCCTTTTCACAACCTTCTTCCTGAGTGGCGGTTTCGTGGTAAGCCTAGAAAGCCTGTGGCTAG TTCCATTTTGGATTTCTAAAATATCTTTTGTCAGATGGAGTTACGAAAGCCTGATGCAAATTCAGTTTACTGAACTCACATACCAAATGACCGTTGGAAATGTTACCTTTCAAATCCCAGGGAAACTT GTAATTCAGGCTATGAATCTGGACTCGTATCCTCTCTATGCAAGCTACCTCATCCTCATCGGTATTATTAGTGGTTTCATGGTTTTATACTACTTATCTCTGAGGTTTATCAAGCAGAAATCAAATCAAGATTGGTAA
- the ABCG8 gene encoding ATP-binding cassette sub-family G member 8 isoform X1 — protein sequence MKEMTEKVPSEHAIGSQDTDLDLSAKRRFRDSIFCSEEENNLYFTYSGKSNVLEVRELNYQVNMASQIPWYENLAEMKMPWMWNTGPDSHVPAIQNLNFKVQSGQMLAIIGSSACGKTSLLDVITCRDHGGKIKSGQIIINGQPSTHQLVKKCIAHVRQDDRLIPSLTVKETLSFVAKLRLPKTFSDSQREKRVEDVIAELRLRQCANTRVGNEYIRGVSGGERRRVSIGVQLLWNPGILILDEPTSGLDSFTAHNLVITLSRLARGNRLVLLSVHQPRSDIFQLFDLVLLMTSGTTIYSGTARNMVQYFTEIGYPCPKFSNPADFYVDLTSIDNRSKEKEMESQKRARSLATLFWEKVKDFDDSLWKANEGDCVTTVYSDQSSLFTPEEVINMHSHSTDQLPGGLKQFTVLFSRQISSDFRDLSTLLIHGSEALLMSLLIGFLYYGHEKTKLSIQDTVALLFMIGALIPFTVLLDVIAKCHSERAMLYHDLEDGMYTVTPYFFAKILGELPEHCAFVIIYGVPIYWLTNLNPEPEHFLLNFLAVWLVVFCARAMALWMAALLPTLQLSAFFGNVLFTTFFLSGGFVVSLESLWLVPFWISKISFVRWSYESLMQIQFTELTYQMTVGNVTFQIPGKLVIQAMNLDSYPLYASYLILIDFLVNEFTGRNVQGINRRIETRNLILRVILIQ from the exons ATGAAAGAAATGACTGAAAAAGTCCCATCGGAGCATGCCATTGGGAGCCAGGATACAGATCTGGATTTGTCG GCAAAGAGGAGATTCAGAGACAGTATTTTTTGCTCTGAAGAGGAAAACAATCTGTATTTCACCTACAGTGGCAAATCAAATGTTCTAGAGGTCAGAGAGCTCAACTACCAG GTTAACATGGCATCTCAGATTCCCTGGTATGAGAACCTAGCAGAGATGAAAATGCCTTGGATGTGGAACACAGGCCCAGATTCCCATGTGCCAGCAATCCAGAATCTGAACTTTAAAGTTCAAAGTGGCCAGATGCTAGCTATTATAGGAAGCTCTG CCTGTGGAAAAACATCCTTACTTGATGTGATAACCTGTCGAGATCATGGTGGCAAAATTAAGTCTGGCCAAATCATAATCAATGGACAACCCAGTACTCACCAGCTTGTTAAGAAATGCATTGCACATGTGCGGCAGGATGATCGACTAATACCCAGCCTAACTGTCAAAGAAACATTATCATTCGTTGCAAAACTGCGGCTCCCGAAGACTTTTTCAGACTCACAAAGGGAAAAAAGG GTGGAAGATGTTATAGCAGAACTGCGGTTACGACAGTGTGCAAACACAAGAGTAGGGAATGAATACATCCGAGGTGTGTCGGGGGGAGAAAGGCGAAGGGTAAGCATTGGAGTGCAGCTGCTATGGAACCCTG GAATACTGATACTTGATGAACCCACATCTGGACTAGATAGTTTTACTGCTCACAATCTTGTGATTACACTATCCAGGCTTGCCAGAGGAAACAGATTAGTTCTCCTTTCAGTTCACCAGCCCCGATCAGATATCTTCCAACTCTTCGATTTAGTTCTTCTGATGACCTCTGGAACTACCATCTATTCTGGAACAGCCCGGAACATGGTCCAATATTTCACAGAAATAGGCTATCCCTGCCCAAAATTCAGCAATCCTGCAGATTTCTATG TTGATTTGACCAGCATTGATAACCGGAGCAAAGAGAAGGAGATGGAAAGTCAGAAAAGGGCAAGGTCACTTGCCACGTTGTTCTGGGAGAAGGTCAAAGATTTTGATGATTCCTTATGGAAAGCTAATGAAGGAGACTGTGTGACGACTGTTTACAGTGATCAAAG TTCCCTTTTCACTCCAGAAGAGGTGATTAACATGCATTCCCATTCAACTGATCAGTTACCAGGTGGCTTAAAGCAGTTTACTGTATTATTCAg tCGTCAAAtctccagtgacttcagagaTCTTTCAACGTTATTAATCCATGGATCTGAGGCCCTTCTAATGTCATTATTAATTGGATTCTTATACTATGGTCATGAGAAAACCAAGCTATCTATTCAGGACACAGTAGCACTGTTGTTTATGATAGGTGCACTAATCCCCTTCACAGTGCTTTTGGATGTTATTGCAAAAT GTCATTCAGAAAGAGCTATGCTTTATCATGATTTAGAAGATGGGATGTATACTGTTACTCCCTACTTCTTTGCTAAG ATTTTGGGGGAGCTCCCAGAACACTGTGCTTTTGTAATAATTTATGGCGTTCCTATCTACTGGCTGACAAATCTCAATCCTGAACCAGAACATTTCCTCCTTAACTTCCTGGCAGTCTGGCTTGTGGTTTTCTGTGCCCGAGCAATGGCACTATGGATGGCAGCACTGCTCCCAACACTGCAGTTGTCAGCCTTCTTTGGCAATGTCCTTTTCACAACCTTCTTCCTGAGTGGCGGTTTCGTGGTAAGCCTAGAAAGCCTGTGGCTAG TTCCATTTTGGATTTCTAAAATATCTTTTGTCAGATGGAGTTACGAAAGCCTGATGCAAATTCAGTTTACTGAACTCACATACCAAATGACCGTTGGAAATGTTACCTTTCAAATCCCAGGGAAACTT GTAATTCAGGCTATGAATCTGGACTCGTATCCTCTCTATGCAAGCTACCTCATCCTCATCG ATTTTCTTGTGAATGAGTTTACTGGCAGGAATGTTCAGGGAATCAACAGAAGAATAGAAACCAGAAATCTGATTCTAAGGGTTATACTCATCCAATGA